One genomic segment of Brevibacillus laterosporus LMG 15441 includes these proteins:
- the fliJ gene encoding flagellar export protein FliJ has translation MKPFRFHMQKVLDLKEKETEQAQWAFGRSVQQKQQEEQKLYRLVDKRNTMSDSLVDMQHSACSASDLLAVTRFQQVVDRQIETQKRRIIGCDKEIERCKEKLHYHLQESKLWSTLRDKAQTKYIEWQNQVEQKEMDEIGTNRFLRQLKQV, from the coding sequence GTGAAGCCTTTTCGCTTCCATATGCAAAAAGTACTTGATTTAAAGGAAAAAGAAACAGAACAAGCACAATGGGCATTTGGTCGATCGGTACAACAAAAACAACAAGAAGAGCAAAAGCTATATCGACTTGTTGATAAGCGAAATACGATGTCCGATTCGCTTGTGGATATGCAACATTCTGCATGCAGCGCATCTGACTTATTAGCCGTAACGAGATTTCAGCAGGTAGTTGACCGCCAGATTGAAACGCAAAAACGTCGCATTATTGGTTGTGATAAAGAAATTGAGCGATGCAAGGAGAAATTGCACTACCATTTGCAAGAATCCAAGCTGTGGTCAACCCTGCGTGATAAAGCTCAAACCAAATATATAGAATGGCAAAACCAAGTAGAACAAAAAGAAATGGATGAGATCGGCACAAATCGATTCCTCCGACAATTGAAGCAGGTGTGA
- a CDS encoding flagellar basal body-associated FliL family protein — protein sequence MFQNKLVNMALIILIAITLLGVAAFFMYMYTFAPAKQTNGAEVVKALNADEMKEYSVDTDDITTNLLTNNFVVVRFSITADGKEGKAELEKRLPQVKQVIIKSLAGLTPEDLKGTEGINKLEAKVLNDVNSIMQDGRIILVSTTNLKKT from the coding sequence ATGTTTCAAAATAAATTAGTAAATATGGCACTTATTATTCTAATTGCTATCACTCTGTTAGGTGTGGCAGCATTCTTTATGTACATGTACACGTTTGCTCCAGCAAAACAAACGAACGGAGCAGAGGTAGTAAAAGCATTAAATGCAGATGAAATGAAGGAATACTCGGTAGATACCGATGATATTACCACTAACCTCTTAACCAATAACTTCGTGGTAGTACGTTTTAGCATTACAGCAGACGGTAAAGAAGGCAAAGCTGAGCTAGAAAAAAGATTGCCGCAAGTAAAGCAGGTTATTATTAAAAGCTTGGCTGGATTAACTCCAGAGGATCTAAAAGGTACAGAAGGCATTAACAAGCTTGAGGCTAAAGTCCTAAATGATGTGAATTCAATTATGCAAGATGGTAGAATCATTCTTGTTAGCACAACGAACCTAAAAAAGACATAA
- a CDS encoding flagellar hook-length control protein FliK yields MNIGNMQAVMPMGPGTTGAAPLVNGGQASVAGQEQGIFSLQLGLAVGAFTNMSEVEFPGLSDEDASALEDLMAMLQQLLGANQQMLLPQEQQISVEDGQAEEATAGKLPIITLTTNEGKQTLLQALTAQGMSAEDANKLTDLLQKLPSMTPDQAKGDYQKLLETVQKTLGQMGISLQKDGALEEQQSVLVTPQLKKQLMPTTANRVEVSNQIPTHMQPVRVNHALSQYGQEAGIQVKSFQATMQEAITPVAMNQETVDGDVDATAQLHVENISATPVQKQSTTAPEMRSFPVRAEQMPQQVTDIFVRQLKVGTLQGVTEAKLILYPQELGKVDVRISSNNGVITAHFIAESKHGKDMLDQQMAQLRTAFAQQGIQVDKLEVSQQNTNSTFSFDQDKGNGGQQAREQSQDQGTQNEQAEASFDSVLDSERESSRRLGASRVDLNA; encoded by the coding sequence ATGAATATTGGAAACATGCAAGCTGTGATGCCTATGGGACCTGGCACAACCGGAGCGGCTCCACTAGTAAATGGAGGACAGGCTTCTGTTGCCGGCCAGGAGCAAGGAATTTTTTCTTTGCAATTAGGCTTAGCGGTTGGAGCCTTTACTAACATGTCTGAAGTGGAGTTTCCGGGTCTTTCTGATGAAGATGCAAGTGCTTTGGAGGATCTGATGGCGATGCTTCAGCAGTTGCTAGGAGCCAATCAACAGATGCTCTTGCCACAGGAACAGCAAATCAGCGTGGAGGATGGACAAGCTGAGGAAGCTACTGCCGGCAAGCTTCCAATCATCACACTCACAACGAATGAGGGAAAACAAACCTTACTTCAAGCATTAACAGCACAGGGAATGTCTGCGGAGGATGCTAACAAATTAACTGATTTGTTGCAGAAGCTGCCGTCGATGACTCCTGATCAAGCAAAGGGGGATTATCAAAAATTGCTTGAAACCGTGCAAAAAACGCTGGGACAAATGGGGATTTCCTTACAAAAGGATGGGGCTTTAGAAGAGCAACAATCCGTATTGGTTACTCCTCAATTGAAAAAGCAGTTGATGCCTACTACAGCTAATCGAGTAGAGGTTTCCAACCAAATTCCTACTCATATGCAACCCGTTCGAGTTAATCACGCACTGAGCCAATATGGCCAGGAAGCGGGTATTCAGGTGAAATCGTTCCAAGCTACCATGCAGGAAGCAATCACACCAGTAGCTATGAACCAAGAAACCGTTGATGGAGACGTAGATGCGACCGCTCAACTTCACGTGGAGAACATTTCAGCTACTCCGGTACAAAAGCAATCAACTACAGCACCGGAAATGAGAAGCTTCCCTGTTCGAGCAGAACAGATGCCACAGCAGGTTACGGATATATTTGTCCGTCAGCTAAAAGTAGGAACACTCCAAGGGGTAACGGAAGCAAAGCTAATCCTTTATCCACAGGAGCTAGGTAAAGTTGATGTGCGTATTAGCTCAAACAATGGTGTGATTACCGCTCACTTTATTGCTGAATCCAAACATGGCAAAGACATGCTGGATCAACAAATGGCTCAGCTTAGAACCGCTTTTGCTCAGCAGGGGATACAAGTGGATAAGCTGGAAGTAAGCCAACAAAACACTAATTCCACATTCTCATTTGATCAGGACAAAGGAAATGGTGGTCAGCAGGCTCGTGAGCAATCACAGGATCAAGGTACACAGAACGAGCAAGCAGAAGCTTCCTTTGACAGTGTTCTCGATAGCGAGCGTGAAAGCAGTAGAAGACTGGGAGCATCTCGCGTAGACCTGAACGCATAA
- the fliM gene encoding flagellar motor switch protein FliM — MAEVLSQGEIDALLAALSSGEMDANELKKEDAEKKIKVYDFKRALRFSKDQIRGLTRIHENYARLLTTYFSAQLRTFVQINVASVDQLPYDEFIRSIPKMTILNIFEAPPLEGRMVMEVNPNIAYAMLDRLLGGQGMIPDKMGALTEIETTVMERVFSKALDSFHEAWKQIIELDPYLEVLEMNPQFMQIVSPNEIVAVISFSTKIGDTTGMINLCLPHVVLEPIMPKLSGQYWFSTQRRQRDEAERLLLEDQVKTAKLPICAELGTSTITVREFLQLTQGDVIQLDQTIDNRLHIKVGDCLKFYGQPGTLKGKVAVQIDEVIEEGEENYE; from the coding sequence ATGGCCGAGGTACTTTCACAAGGTGAGATAGACGCGTTATTAGCTGCTCTTTCCTCTGGAGAAATGGATGCTAATGAACTTAAAAAAGAAGATGCCGAGAAAAAAATCAAGGTATATGATTTTAAGCGAGCGCTTCGCTTCTCTAAGGATCAGATCCGCGGACTTACGCGAATTCACGAGAATTATGCCAGACTCTTAACTACCTATTTTTCAGCGCAGCTTCGGACCTTCGTGCAAATTAATGTCGCCTCTGTTGACCAGTTGCCTTACGACGAATTTATCCGATCTATACCGAAGATGACCATCCTAAATATCTTTGAGGCACCGCCTTTAGAAGGTAGAATGGTAATGGAAGTAAATCCAAATATCGCTTATGCGATGTTGGATCGATTATTGGGCGGTCAAGGAATGATCCCAGATAAAATGGGGGCATTGACCGAGATTGAAACGACCGTAATGGAACGCGTCTTCAGCAAGGCGCTAGATAGTTTTCACGAAGCTTGGAAACAAATTATCGAATTAGATCCATATTTGGAAGTTCTGGAAATGAATCCGCAATTTATGCAGATTGTTTCACCTAATGAAATTGTTGCTGTTATTTCCTTTAGCACCAAGATTGGTGATACGACAGGCATGATTAATCTTTGCTTGCCGCACGTGGTATTAGAACCGATCATGCCAAAATTATCAGGGCAATACTGGTTCTCAACACAGCGACGACAACGAGATGAAGCAGAAAGACTGCTTTTAGAAGATCAAGTCAAAACTGCTAAATTGCCGATTTGTGCGGAACTAGGAACAAGCACCATCACCGTACGAGAATTTTTACAACTAACTCAAGGTGATGTCATTCAATTGGACCAAACCATCGATAACAGATTACATATCAAAGTGGGCGATTGCCTGAAATTCTACGGGCAGCCAGGTACATTAAAAGGTAAGGTAGCTGTACAAATCGATGAAGTGATAGAGGAGGGGGAGGAAAACTATGAGTAG
- the fliI gene encoding flagellar protein export ATPase FliI: MITLNAEKYKVAMQTITPHRINGKVTQVVGLTVESQGPEAKLGEICMIESPHHKEPIMAEVVGFRDTKVLLMPLGDLSYIGPGCDVVATGRPLSVKVGPEILGSILDGLGRPLSNESLPYGLTNYPTDNMPPNPLTRPRIAEPLSLGVRAIDGLLSMGKGQRVGIFAGSGVGKSTLMSMIARNTTADINVIALVGERGREVRDFIERDLGEEGLKRSVVVVATSDQPAMIRIKGAMIATAIAEYFRDRGLNVMLMMDSVTRFAMAQREIGLAIGEPPATRGYTPSVFAMLPKLLERSGTSDKGSITALYTVLVDSDDMNDPIADAVRGILDGHIVLDRKIAQRGHFPAIDILQSVSRVMSEICTPQHLQAAQELKRHMATYKEAEDLINIGAYKMGTNREIDAAIRHRETIRAFTAQGVNEPSDFDTTLQALTAHFGSVM; the protein is encoded by the coding sequence ATGATTACATTAAACGCAGAAAAATATAAAGTTGCTATGCAAACAATTACTCCTCACCGGATAAATGGTAAGGTGACACAGGTAGTGGGACTCACTGTAGAATCCCAGGGACCTGAAGCTAAATTAGGTGAGATTTGCATGATTGAATCGCCTCATCACAAAGAGCCAATTATGGCTGAGGTGGTGGGGTTTCGAGATACAAAGGTTCTATTAATGCCACTTGGTGATTTGTCGTACATCGGTCCTGGATGTGATGTAGTAGCTACAGGTAGACCTTTATCAGTGAAGGTAGGACCCGAAATTTTAGGGAGTATTCTTGACGGTTTAGGTCGTCCTTTATCAAATGAGTCGCTTCCCTATGGACTAACGAACTATCCAACTGATAACATGCCACCTAACCCATTGACAAGACCGAGAATAGCAGAACCTCTAAGTTTAGGTGTTCGAGCTATAGATGGCTTATTGTCAATGGGAAAAGGTCAGCGTGTAGGTATCTTTGCCGGCTCTGGGGTAGGAAAAAGTACTTTGATGAGTATGATTGCTCGCAATACGACTGCTGACATTAATGTTATTGCTCTTGTCGGAGAGCGTGGACGTGAAGTGCGGGACTTTATCGAGCGAGATTTAGGCGAAGAGGGATTAAAACGGTCTGTTGTTGTAGTTGCTACATCAGATCAACCAGCAATGATTCGTATTAAAGGTGCGATGATTGCTACTGCGATTGCTGAATATTTTAGGGATCGTGGGCTTAACGTGATGTTAATGATGGATTCTGTGACACGTTTTGCTATGGCTCAGCGTGAAATTGGTCTCGCCATTGGTGAACCACCAGCTACACGCGGATATACCCCGTCTGTATTTGCTATGTTGCCTAAGCTACTGGAACGTTCAGGTACATCAGACAAAGGCAGCATTACCGCTTTGTATACCGTATTGGTTGACTCTGATGATATGAATGATCCGATAGCCGATGCTGTGCGGGGGATATTAGATGGTCATATTGTGTTGGATCGCAAAATTGCCCAACGAGGGCATTTTCCAGCGATTGATATTTTGCAAAGCGTGAGTCGGGTAATGAGTGAGATTTGCACTCCACAGCACTTACAAGCAGCTCAGGAATTAAAACGACACATGGCTACATATAAAGAGGCAGAGGATCTAATTAATATTGGAGCGTACAAGATGGGAACGAATCGAGAAATTGATGCCGCTATTCGTCATAGAGAGACGATTCGGGCATTTACGGCACAGGGCGTTAATGAGCCCTCCGATTTTGATACGACTCTGCAAGCATTAACCGCTCATTTTGGGAGTGTGATGTAA
- a CDS encoding flagellar FlbD family protein translates to MIRLTRFNGNTFYLNAVHIEVVEATPDTIITLTTGKKYLVKETVEDIILQMKQFYQESYLAKTLKQPGESS, encoded by the coding sequence ATGATTCGCTTGACCCGTTTTAACGGAAACACCTTTTATTTAAACGCGGTTCATATTGAAGTAGTAGAAGCAACACCAGATACGATTATTACCTTAACCACTGGCAAAAAGTATCTGGTCAAAGAGACAGTCGAAGACATCATTCTTCAAATGAAGCAGTTCTATCAGGAATCGTATTTGGCAAAGACGCTTAAACAACCAGGCGAATCTAGCTAA
- the fliY gene encoding flagellar motor switch phosphatase FliY → MSRDMLSQDEIDALLKANDNLSEEPTQVENSIADVDEYLSPFEQDALGEIGNITFGSAATALSTLLSQKVDITTPTVSIVKRSELVDEFPRPHVAVHVEYTDGFQGINMLVIKVADASVIADLMMGGDGRNNALELSEMHLSAVQEAMNQMMGSAATSMSTIFNQLVNISPPGIDMMDLQNGQGEEGLPSGEELVKISFQIKVGDQGELIDSNIMQLLPINFAKQMISRLMGSEGPEMVETSATASIMHEASMDFGNPAVAPQGTPAAQAPMAASAPQQPVMEQTPGMPMGAAPSGYEQQPPHPYPPQPAPYGYPPNQGYAPYPYPYPPYPQPYAQAPQQAGGAINSPVAAANVQPAQFAPFQGNNAAQSDEQNLGLLLDIPLQVTVELGRTKKLIRDILEMSAGSIIQLDKLAGEPVDILVNNKLIAKGEVVVIDENFGVRVTDIISQWDRVQKLQ, encoded by the coding sequence ATGAGTAGAGATATGTTGTCTCAAGATGAGATTGATGCCTTGCTAAAAGCCAACGATAACCTCTCTGAGGAGCCAACACAAGTGGAGAACAGCATCGCCGATGTTGATGAATATCTCTCTCCCTTTGAGCAAGATGCTTTAGGTGAAATCGGTAATATTACGTTTGGCAGTGCAGCAACTGCATTATCTACTCTGCTAAGTCAAAAGGTAGATATTACGACACCAACAGTCTCCATCGTGAAGAGAAGTGAGTTAGTCGATGAATTTCCGCGACCGCATGTTGCGGTGCATGTTGAATATACGGATGGCTTTCAAGGTATCAACATGCTTGTTATTAAGGTAGCAGATGCCTCTGTCATTGCAGATTTAATGATGGGTGGCGATGGCCGAAATAATGCTCTTGAGCTATCAGAAATGCATTTGAGTGCTGTACAGGAAGCAATGAACCAAATGATGGGCTCCGCCGCAACCTCGATGTCGACTATTTTTAATCAATTAGTGAACATTTCTCCTCCTGGGATTGATATGATGGACCTACAGAATGGGCAAGGAGAAGAAGGATTGCCTAGCGGTGAGGAGCTTGTCAAGATTTCCTTCCAAATTAAGGTTGGAGATCAAGGAGAGCTAATTGATTCTAACATTATGCAGCTTTTACCAATTAATTTTGCCAAACAAATGATTAGTCGTTTGATGGGAAGTGAAGGACCGGAGATGGTTGAGACATCAGCAACAGCTTCTATCATGCATGAAGCGTCCATGGATTTTGGAAACCCAGCAGTAGCTCCGCAAGGAACACCTGCAGCACAAGCACCAATGGCAGCATCAGCACCGCAACAGCCAGTTATGGAACAAACACCTGGTATGCCTATGGGCGCGGCTCCGAGTGGTTATGAACAACAACCACCGCATCCGTATCCGCCGCAACCAGCACCATATGGCTATCCGCCAAATCAAGGGTATGCTCCATATCCGTATCCATACCCGCCATATCCGCAGCCATATGCTCAGGCTCCACAACAGGCTGGGGGAGCGATTAACTCACCGGTAGCGGCAGCGAATGTTCAACCAGCACAATTTGCCCCATTCCAAGGGAATAATGCTGCTCAGTCAGATGAGCAGAACCTAGGGCTGCTATTGGATATTCCACTTCAGGTAACTGTAGAGTTGGGTCGTACAAAAAAACTAATTCGCGATATACTAGAGATGTCTGCTGGTTCTATTATTCAGTTAGACAAATTAGCGGGTGAGCCTGTTGATATATTAGTCAACAACAAGCTGATCGCAAAAGGTGAGGTCGTTGTCATTGACGAAAACTTCGGTGTGCGTGTAACCGATATAATTAGTCAATGGGATCGTGTACAGAAGTTACAATAA
- a CDS encoding MotE family protein, translated as MEEEIQEEREYNRLEWLLYIIVIPALFASLLAGILASLLGYDVVGSVKDWLNNIPYVEKLIPDDTPTSQTVEGSKEDSKTEAKKAQVNEEAAKSKQAADQLQKEVSQKDSTIASLQKQIANLQKATEEKRIEEEERQKQFQDLAKIYSTMSAKNAAAIVSNLSKEEAVVVLSKMKTDQQAQLLAKMDPKKAADISILLKDNQISKDDDIAALQQRVQILTKALSETRESSKIDAEKLMKSFESMNAGDASKILISLYKINSERALSVLGQVSDNKRGEFLSEISKTNPELAARLTNALPR; from the coding sequence ATGGAAGAGGAAATCCAGGAGGAACGCGAGTATAACAGGCTAGAGTGGCTCTTATACATCATTGTTATTCCTGCCTTATTTGCTAGTTTGTTAGCTGGAATCTTGGCAAGCCTCCTTGGCTACGATGTCGTGGGAAGCGTAAAAGATTGGCTAAATAACATTCCATATGTAGAAAAGCTGATACCAGACGATACACCAACTAGCCAAACGGTAGAAGGTAGCAAAGAAGATAGCAAAACGGAAGCAAAAAAGGCTCAGGTAAATGAGGAGGCAGCTAAGAGCAAACAGGCTGCTGATCAATTGCAAAAAGAGGTAAGCCAAAAAGATAGCACGATTGCATCTTTACAAAAACAAATCGCGAATCTACAAAAAGCAACGGAAGAAAAGCGCATAGAAGAGGAAGAAAGACAAAAACAGTTTCAGGATTTAGCTAAGATATACAGCACTATGTCGGCTAAAAATGCAGCCGCGATCGTAAGTAATCTTAGCAAGGAGGAAGCCGTTGTTGTTCTTTCCAAAATGAAGACAGACCAACAGGCTCAGCTACTGGCGAAGATGGACCCAAAAAAGGCCGCGGATATTTCTATTCTGCTAAAGGATAATCAAATTTCCAAGGATGATGACATAGCAGCCTTACAACAGCGGGTCCAAATTTTAACGAAAGCCTTAAGTGAAACTAGGGAATCAAGCAAAATAGATGCAGAGAAGTTAATGAAAAGCTTTGAATCTATGAATGCAGGAGATGCATCTAAAATTTTAATCTCACTGTATAAAATAAATTCAGAACGTGCTTTAAGCGTACTGGGACAAGTATCTGACAATAAACGGGGCGAGTTTCTAAGTGAAATTAGCAAGACAAACCCCGAATTAGCAGCGCGCTTGACGAATGCGTTGCCTCGATGA
- a CDS encoding TIGR02530 family flagellar biosynthesis protein: MNHHIRVGSTYYPSRLSTPKKTGASQPATKPFDQWLSDSLTAQQSQSSSPKALSFSQHAVQRMRESGIELQPEDMQRLESGFQKARDKGARESLILMDNVAYVVSISNQKVITAMDESRMKENVFTNIDSAVFV; this comes from the coding sequence TTGAACCATCATATACGTGTAGGAAGCACCTATTATCCTTCGCGGCTCTCCACTCCTAAGAAGACGGGAGCTTCGCAACCAGCGACTAAGCCATTTGATCAATGGCTTTCTGATTCCTTAACGGCCCAGCAGAGTCAGAGCTCCTCTCCAAAAGCCCTCTCCTTTAGCCAGCATGCGGTACAGAGGATGCGTGAGAGTGGTATTGAACTGCAACCAGAAGATATGCAGCGGCTGGAGAGTGGGTTTCAAAAGGCGAGGGACAAAGGAGCACGAGAGTCCCTAATCTTGATGGATAATGTCGCCTATGTCGTAAGCATCTCGAATCAAAAGGTAATTACGGCTATGGATGAAAGCCGAATGAAGGAAAATGTATTTACCAATATTGACAGTGCAGTCTTTGTATAA
- a CDS encoding FliH/SctL family protein, whose amino-acid sequence MISLSRIVKANRYVQSVDAYVLEVTQKMNAALQVQTDEVDEMLLENKVFDNQKIEEEAKAIIRDAEELAESIMADASNQAEQLREQARQEIAEWWEQKQKEAEEMAQQTKEMAREEGYALGQEQGLEQARLEQEENVQKAKDVLTQAYETKEKVIAEAEPFLVELSLDISRKIIHDELTLAPEKVVEIVRQALKSSRSHGEVSILVNHKLYPFVEEHREQLLSLIDGQAELGIYPDYAVKDEGCIIRTAYGSVDAKIDTQLKEIKQILMDVARGSESQ is encoded by the coding sequence ATGATATCATTGTCTAGGATTGTTAAGGCAAATCGATATGTCCAGTCTGTAGATGCCTATGTACTTGAAGTAACTCAGAAAATGAATGCTGCTTTACAAGTACAGACGGATGAAGTAGACGAAATGTTGCTGGAAAATAAAGTTTTTGATAATCAGAAAATCGAAGAAGAAGCGAAGGCCATTATACGAGATGCGGAAGAGCTAGCTGAAAGTATTATGGCTGATGCTTCTAATCAAGCAGAGCAATTGCGCGAGCAAGCACGGCAGGAGATAGCCGAGTGGTGGGAGCAAAAGCAAAAAGAAGCAGAGGAAATGGCGCAGCAGACCAAGGAAATGGCTCGTGAGGAAGGATATGCTCTTGGTCAGGAGCAGGGCTTAGAGCAGGCACGTCTTGAACAGGAGGAAAATGTTCAAAAGGCTAAGGATGTTTTAACGCAAGCTTATGAGACCAAAGAGAAGGTTATAGCGGAAGCCGAGCCATTTTTAGTAGAACTGAGCTTAGATATCTCTCGTAAAATCATTCATGATGAGCTGACGCTGGCACCTGAAAAGGTCGTTGAGATTGTTCGACAGGCTTTAAAAAGCTCACGCTCGCATGGAGAAGTATCTATTTTGGTGAATCACAAACTGTATCCATTTGTCGAAGAACACCGTGAACAATTGCTTTCGTTAATCGATGGACAAGCGGAACTAGGCATTTATCCAGATTATGCCGTTAAAGATGAAGGTTGCATTATCCGGACAGCCTACGGAAGCGTGGATGCCAAAATTGATACCCAACTAAAAGAAATCAAACAAATTCTGATGGACGTAGCGCGGGGAAGTGAATCCCAATGA
- the fliG gene encoding flagellar motor switch protein FliG — MARVAKELTGRQKAAILLISLGPDVSAQVFKHLREDEIEQLTLEIASVRKVDHEEKGKILAEFHQIAVAKEVIAQGGITYAKEILEKALGENKALDILNRLTANLQVRPFDFARKADPSQILNFIQNEHSQTIALVLAYLEPQQSSMILSSLSQDRQADVAKRIALMDSTSPEVIAQVEQVLEQKLSATVTQDYTQAGGIESIVNILNGVDRSTERTILDSLEIQDPELAEEIKKRMFVFEDIATLDNRSIQRVIRDVDNNDLQLALKVASEEVRETVFRNMSKRMADTFKEEMEFMGPVRLRDVEEAQSRIVATIRRLEEAGEIIIARGGGDDIIV, encoded by the coding sequence GTGGCTCGTGTCGCAAAAGAGTTAACTGGAAGGCAAAAAGCTGCGATTTTGCTCATTTCGCTTGGTCCAGATGTCTCGGCACAGGTATTTAAGCATTTACGTGAAGATGAGATTGAACAGCTTACATTGGAAATTGCCAGTGTACGTAAAGTGGATCATGAAGAAAAAGGCAAAATTCTAGCAGAATTTCATCAGATTGCAGTTGCCAAGGAAGTAATAGCACAAGGTGGTATTACCTACGCAAAGGAAATTTTGGAAAAAGCATTAGGAGAAAACAAAGCGCTAGATATCTTGAACCGATTGACAGCCAATTTGCAAGTGCGCCCGTTTGACTTCGCTAGAAAAGCGGACCCTAGTCAAATCCTTAACTTTATTCAAAATGAACATTCACAAACCATTGCATTGGTTCTAGCTTATCTAGAACCACAGCAATCTTCCATGATCTTGTCATCACTGTCGCAGGATCGTCAGGCAGATGTAGCTAAACGGATAGCTTTAATGGATAGTACATCTCCAGAGGTAATTGCCCAGGTAGAACAGGTATTGGAACAAAAACTTTCTGCAACTGTAACCCAAGATTACACACAAGCGGGTGGCATTGAATCAATCGTAAACATCTTAAATGGTGTTGACCGTAGTACAGAACGAACCATCCTTGATTCACTGGAGATTCAAGACCCAGAGCTTGCGGAAGAGATCAAAAAACGCATGTTTGTATTCGAAGACATTGCTACACTGGACAATCGTTCCATTCAACGTGTTATTCGCGATGTGGACAACAACGATTTACAGCTTGCGCTTAAAGTGGCAAGTGAAGAAGTTCGCGAAACGGTTTTCCGCAACATGTCCAAACGGATGGCAGATACCTTCAAAGAAGAAATGGAGTTTATGGGACCTGTGCGATTGCGTGATGTTGAGGAGGCACAATCCCGGATTGTTGCTACTATTCGTCGCTTAGAAGAAGCTGGAGAAATCATCATCGCCCGCGGTGGAGGAGATGATATCATTGTCTAG
- the flgG gene encoding flagellar basal body rod protein FlgG translates to MIRSMYSGVSGMKGFQTKLDVIGNNIANVNTVGFKKSRVMFQDILSQKVGSESGPSETRGSVNPKQIGLGTTVAAINVVHSVGSPMTTNLTSDLSIEGDGFFVVSDGENKYLTRAGNFERDVEGFLVNPQGMKLLDETGQPVQIERDNVVSYSIGSDGVITTVGNDQQVQTAATIGMVTVPNPGGLEKVGGSLFKTTVASGNIEMETTTPTEANSKILSGQLEMSNVDLSEEFTEMIVAQRGFQANSRIITTSDTVLEELINLKR, encoded by the coding sequence ATGATTCGTTCGATGTATTCCGGTGTATCCGGCATGAAGGGTTTTCAAACAAAATTAGATGTAATTGGTAATAATATTGCTAACGTGAATACGGTTGGTTTTAAAAAGAGCCGTGTCATGTTCCAGGATATTTTAAGCCAAAAGGTTGGTAGTGAATCAGGACCATCTGAAACACGAGGTAGTGTTAATCCAAAGCAAATAGGTTTGGGAACCACAGTTGCTGCCATTAACGTTGTTCACTCTGTTGGTAGCCCAATGACCACGAATTTGACATCTGATTTATCTATTGAGGGTGATGGATTCTTCGTGGTTTCGGATGGAGAGAATAAATATCTGACTCGTGCCGGTAACTTTGAACGCGATGTTGAGGGATTTCTTGTTAACCCACAAGGAATGAAGCTACTAGATGAGACTGGACAACCTGTTCAGATTGAGAGAGATAATGTAGTGTCCTATTCAATTGGTTCTGATGGGGTAATCACTACTGTTGGGAACGATCAACAAGTACAAACAGCTGCTACAATAGGTATGGTTACAGTTCCAAATCCAGGGGGATTAGAAAAAGTGGGTGGTTCCCTATTTAAAACGACAGTAGCATCAGGGAACATTGAAATGGAAACGACTACTCCAACAGAGGCAAACTCTAAAATTCTCTCAGGTCAACTTGAAATGTCCAACGTAGACCTAAGTGAAGAGTTCACTGAAATGATTGTTGCACAGCGTGGTTTCCAAGCGAATTCCCGTATTATCACCACTTCCGACACCGTTTTGGAAGAGCTGATTAACCTAAAACGCTAG